The sequence ATGTGGTGGATGGCTTTATGGCATTTGGCCAAGCGCTCGGCTTAACCGAGGTCACGCCCCACTGGTCGCTCGACTTACCCGATGCAGCCGTGCTGTGGGCTAAACCTTATCAAACACAGCAGCCTTTATTATTGATCTGCCCCGCGGCCAGTAAAGCCTATAAAAACTGGACTGCCGAGGGTTATGCCAAACTTGCCGAATACGCTCACCATCAAGGCATGAAGGTAATGCTAATTGGCAGCCCCGCCCAGCAAGAGCGTGAGCTAGCAGCACAGATCTGCGCATTAACGCCCCATATTGCCGAAAATCTGGTGGGAAAGACCAGTTTGCCGCAACTATTGGCGTTAATTAAAGTAGCACGATTAGTGGTAGCACCGGATACAGGGCCAACCCACATGGCGACCCTAGTAGGCACTCCTGTGCTGGGCTTATACGCCCACCATAATCCGTCACGCACAGGTCCCTATTATTGCCGCGATTATGTAGTGAGCGTCTATGAGCAAGCTCTCTTGGCTGAAACCAGTAAAACTGCCGACCAACTGCCGTGGCGCACCCGAGTAAAAGACAAAAATGCCATGCAAAGTATCAATATTGAGCAAGTTACCGCACAGTTTGAGCGTATCATTCATGACTTTAATCTATTGCAGGAGCCTGTTTAATGAGTACTCGCCCGACCCTAGCCGCGGTATTAATCGTCAAAAACGAAGCCGAAAATTTGGCTGATTGCTTAGCAACCCTAGATTGGGTGGATGAAATTGTCGTATTGGACTCAGGCAGCACGGACGACACTCAAGCGGTGGCGGAAGCTGTCGGCGCCCGTTTTTTTGTGAATAGCGAATGGCCAGGCTTTGGTAAACAGCGCCAAATTGCCCAAAGCCATGTGCAGTCGGAGTGGGTGCTATGGATAGATGCGGATGAGCGGGTCACTCCAGAGCTTAAAACCAGTATCGAGGCGGCATTAACTAAACCAAAAGCCAATACGGTGTATTCGATACCACGC comes from Oceanisphaera profunda and encodes:
- a CDS encoding glycosyltransferase family 9 protein, which encodes MALFDSPPISLCLLRLSAIGDCCHAIALVQAIQRQWPTTKITWITGKVEANLLQLLPNVEIIVFDKSAGWHAYRQLWRTLKGREFDALLHMQAALRASIASLGIRAKYRLGFDKSRAKDGQWLFTNYKVAPHGEHVVDGFMAFGQALGLTEVTPHWSLDLPDAAVLWAKPYQTQQPLLLICPAASKAYKNWTAEGYAKLAEYAHHQGMKVMLIGSPAQQERELAAQICALTPHIAENLVGKTSLPQLLALIKVARLVVAPDTGPTHMATLVGTPVLGLYAHHNPSRTGPYYCRDYVVSVYEQALLAETSKTADQLPWRTRVKDKNAMQSINIEQVTAQFERIIHDFNLLQEPV